A genome region from Qingrenia yutianensis includes the following:
- a CDS encoding homoserine dehydrogenase — protein sequence MVGIAILGYGVVGSGVYEVIRKNSDGITRRAGTKIDIKHILDIREFNSHPEKELFTKNYDDILTDTDVSVVVEVMGGVNPAYEFTKRALMAKKSVVTSNKELVAKHGCELLKLASENRVHYLFEASVGGGIPIIRPLKLCLAANEISEITGILNGTTNYILTQMINKDETMENALKKAQDKGYAEKNPSADIDGIDAVRKIAILTSLAFGKYVDSTKIPVTGIRNVTLTDVEYAKKSGCVIKLCGHCRALENGKLDVYVSPCFVPDESPLASVDGVFNAILVKGNAVGDALFYGRGAGKLPTASAVVSDVIEIAKSGENTDSPVWEDVGGGILENSENSVSKHFARVKADDKESVKAEIEKIFDGAQIIDAEDGEIGFVTDEMTAKDFENKLNELNKDIISTFLVLS from the coding sequence ATGGTTGGTATAGCAATTTTAGGTTACGGCGTGGTCGGTTCGGGCGTTTACGAAGTTATCAGAAAGAATTCCGACGGCATAACCCGACGCGCAGGAACAAAAATCGACATTAAGCATATACTGGACATAAGAGAATTTAATTCTCACCCTGAAAAAGAGCTTTTCACAAAAAATTATGACGATATACTGACCGACACCGACGTTAGTGTTGTTGTTGAGGTTATGGGCGGAGTAAACCCTGCTTATGAGTTTACAAAACGTGCGCTCATGGCGAAAAAGAGCGTTGTAACCTCAAATAAAGAACTTGTCGCAAAGCACGGGTGCGAGCTTTTGAAGCTTGCGTCCGAAAACAGGGTTCACTACCTTTTTGAGGCGAGCGTCGGGGGCGGTATTCCCATTATAAGACCGCTCAAGCTTTGCCTTGCGGCGAACGAAATTTCCGAAATCACGGGAATTTTGAACGGCACGACAAACTACATCTTAACGCAGATGATAAACAAAGACGAAACTATGGAAAATGCGCTAAAAAAGGCGCAGGACAAGGGATATGCCGAGAAAAATCCGTCGGCGGATATTGACGGAATCGACGCGGTGAGAAAAATTGCAATTCTCACGTCGCTTGCGTTCGGCAAATATGTTGACAGCACAAAAATCCCCGTTACGGGAATAAGAAACGTAACCCTTACCGACGTGGAATACGCAAAAAAGTCGGGTTGCGTAATAAAACTTTGCGGTCATTGCAGAGCGCTTGAAAACGGCAAGCTTGACGTGTACGTTTCGCCCTGCTTTGTGCCGGACGAAAGTCCGCTTGCGAGCGTTGACGGCGTGTTTAACGCGATTTTGGTCAAGGGCAATGCGGTGGGCGACGCGCTTTTCTACGGCAGAGGCGCAGGCAAACTTCCCACGGCAAGCGCAGTTGTATCCGACGTTATAGAAATTGCAAAAAGCGGTGAAAACACCGATTCGCCCGTTTGGGAGGACGTCGGCGGCGGCATTTTGGAAAACAGCGAAAATTCGGTATCAAAGCATTTTGCGCGCGTTAAAGCAGACGATAAAGAAAGCGTTAAAGCGGAGATTGAAAAAATCTTTGACGGCGCACAGATTATCGACGCGGAAGACGGCGAGATCGGCTTTGTAACCGACGAAATGACGGCAAAAGATTTTGAAAATAAATTAAATGAGCTTAACAAAGACATTATAAGTACATTTTTGGTATTATCATAA
- a CDS encoding aspartate kinase: MSLIVQKFGGSSVADKERVFNVAKRIIETYKKGNSVVVVVSAQGDTTDDLIEKAAEISKNPSKREMDMLLSTGEQISISLLAMAIHELGYPAISLTGWQVGLTTDTSYSNARISKISADRIKKELEHKNIVVVAGFQGINKYEDITTLGRGGSDTSAVALAAALGADLCEIYTDVDGVYTADPRIVKNAKKMDVISFDEMLELASMGANVLHNRSVEMAKKYNVNLCVRSSLNNNEGTVVKEVNNMEKMLVKGVAHDLDVARISLCDIEDKPGVAFKVFSLLAKNGINVDIILQSIGRENKKDISFTVSKSNMQKAVELLCANKEVIGFEDLKAADSFAKVSIVGAGMVNNPGVASSMFEALCEAGINIHMISTSEIKVSVLISEKNAEKAVNAICDKFNLAE, from the coding sequence GTGAGTTTAATCGTTCAGAAATTCGGCGGAAGCTCGGTTGCAGATAAGGAAAGAGTTTTTAATGTTGCTAAAAGAATTATCGAAACCTACAAAAAAGGCAACTCGGTTGTTGTGGTTGTTTCGGCACAGGGCGACACCACCGACGATTTGATTGAAAAAGCGGCGGAAATTTCAAAAAATCCGTCCAAACGCGAAATGGATATGCTTCTTTCCACAGGCGAGCAGATTTCGATTTCTCTGCTTGCAATGGCGATACACGAGCTGGGTTATCCGGCAATTTCGCTCACGGGCTGGCAGGTGGGGCTTACCACCGACACAAGCTATTCAAACGCGAGAATAAGCAAAATCAGCGCGGACAGAATTAAAAAAGAACTGGAACACAAAAACATTGTTGTTGTTGCGGGATTTCAGGGAATTAACAAATATGAGGACATCACAACCCTCGGACGCGGCGGCTCGGACACTTCGGCGGTTGCGCTTGCGGCGGCGCTGGGTGCGGACCTTTGCGAAATTTACACCGACGTTGACGGAGTTTACACCGCAGACCCGAGAATTGTGAAAAATGCCAAGAAAATGGACGTTATTTCGTTTGACGAAATGCTTGAACTTGCAAGTATGGGCGCAAACGTTCTGCACAACCGCTCGGTTGAGATGGCGAAAAAATACAATGTAAACCTTTGCGTAAGGTCGTCGCTTAATAATAATGAAGGAACTGTCGTTAAGGAGGTAAACAATATGGAAAAAATGTTGGTTAAAGGTGTTGCGCACGATTTGGACGTTGCGAGAATTTCGCTTTGCGATATTGAGGATAAACCCGGCGTTGCGTTTAAGGTGTTCTCACTGCTTGCGAAAAACGGCATAAACGTTGATATAATCCTCCAGTCAATCGGCAGAGAAAACAAAAAAGACATCAGCTTTACGGTATCGAAATCGAATATGCAGAAGGCGGTTGAGCTTCTTTGCGCAAACAAAGAGGTTATCGGCTTTGAGGACCTTAAAGCGGCGGACTCGTTCGCCAAGGTTTCAATCGTCGGCGCAGGTATGGTAAACAACCCCGGCGTTGCGTCGTCAATGTTTGAGGCGCTGTGCGAGGCAGGAATTAACATTCATATGATTTCAACATCGGAAATTAAAGTTTCGGTGCTCATCAGCGAGAAAAACGCGGAAAAAGCGGTTAACGCAATCTGCGACAAATTCAATCTCGCGGAATAA
- a CDS encoding PFL family protein: MINQKEILETINMIEKENLDIRTITMGISLLDCASESIDKLTSKLYDKVTKKAENLVKVGKQIEAEYGIPIINKRISVTPVSLIGQGHSPSDFVKIAKTLDKAAHTVGVNFIGGFSALVHKGFTVGDTSLIYAIPEALSETELVCSSVNIGSTKAGINMDAVKKMGEVIKETAKLTKDSDGFGCAKLVVFANAVEDNPFMAGAFHGAGEAECVINVGVSGPGVVKCALEKVKGRDFQTVAETVKKTAFKITRMGNLVAKEASKRLNVPFGIVDLSLAPTPAVGDSVAYILEEMGLEKCGAHGTTAALALLNDAVKKGGIFAASNVGGLSGAFIPVSEDAGMIDAVKTGALSIEKLEAMTCVCSVGLDMIVIPGDTSASTISAIIADEAAIGMINNKTTAVRVIPAPGKKVGDIVEFGGLLGTGPVMKVSNLDSSEFIARGGRIPAPIHSLRN; this comes from the coding sequence ATGATAAATCAGAAAGAAATTCTTGAAACCATAAATATGATTGAAAAAGAGAACCTTGACATACGCACAATCACGATGGGAATTTCGCTTCTCGACTGCGCGTCGGAAAGTATTGACAAACTCACATCAAAGTTGTATGATAAGGTGACAAAAAAAGCAGAGAACCTTGTAAAGGTGGGTAAGCAGATTGAGGCGGAATACGGTATTCCCATTATAAACAAGCGTATTTCGGTAACTCCCGTTTCGCTTATCGGGCAGGGACATTCGCCGTCCGATTTTGTTAAAATCGCAAAAACTCTCGACAAGGCGGCGCACACTGTGGGCGTCAACTTTATCGGCGGTTTTTCGGCGCTGGTTCACAAGGGCTTTACCGTCGGCGATACGTCGCTTATTTACGCAATCCCCGAGGCGCTTTCCGAAACCGAGCTTGTTTGCTCGTCGGTAAACATCGGCTCGACAAAAGCCGGCATAAATATGGACGCGGTGAAAAAAATGGGCGAGGTTATAAAGGAAACGGCTAAGCTTACAAAAGACAGCGACGGGTTCGGGTGCGCAAAACTTGTTGTTTTTGCAAACGCGGTTGAGGACAATCCGTTTATGGCAGGCGCGTTCCACGGCGCCGGCGAGGCGGAATGTGTGATAAACGTCGGAGTAAGCGGTCCGGGAGTTGTAAAATGCGCGCTTGAAAAGGTTAAAGGACGCGATTTTCAAACCGTTGCGGAAACCGTCAAAAAAACGGCTTTCAAAATCACGCGTATGGGAAATCTCGTTGCGAAAGAGGCATCAAAACGGCTTAACGTGCCGTTCGGAATAGTGGATTTATCGCTTGCGCCGACACCCGCGGTGGGCGACAGCGTTGCATATATTTTGGAGGAAATGGGTCTTGAAAAATGCGGTGCGCACGGCACAACCGCAGCGCTTGCACTGCTCAACGACGCAGTTAAAAAAGGCGGAATTTTCGCCGCGTCGAACGTGGGCGGATTATCGGGCGCATTTATCCCCGTAAGCGAAGACGCAGGAATGATTGACGCTGTTAAAACGGGCGCGCTCTCGATTGAAAAACTCGAGGCAATGACCTGTGTCTGCTCGGTCGGTCTTGATATGATTGTTATCCCCGGCGACACAAGTGCATCGACCATTTCGGCAATCATCGCGGACGAGGCGGCAATCGGTATGATAAACAACAAAACCACTGCGGTGAGGGTTATCCCGGCGCCCGGCAAAAAGGTGGGCGACATAGTGGAATTCGGCGGACTTCTGGGAACAGGGCCCGTTATGAAAGTAAGCAATCTCGACTCCTCGGAGTTTATCGCGCGCGGAGGAAGAATTCCGGCGCCGATACACAGCTTGAGGAATTAG
- a CDS encoding ACT domain-containing protein, whose amino-acid sequence MNAIITVVGKDKVGIICGVTTVLSELNVNILDISQTIMGDVFTMVMSVSLKDMKENFSNLSECLTKKGKELGVVINIQHEDIFNSMHKI is encoded by the coding sequence ATGAACGCGATTATCACGGTTGTAGGAAAAGACAAGGTCGGCATCATATGCGGTGTCACCACGGTTTTATCGGAATTAAACGTTAATATTCTCGATATTTCACAAACGATTATGGGCGACGTTTTCACAATGGTTATGTCGGTGAGCCTTAAAGATATGAAAGAAAACTTCTCAAATCTTTCGGAATGTCTTACAAAAAAAGGCAAAGAACTTGGCGTTGTGATAAACATTCAGCACGAGGATATTTTCAACTCGATGCACAAAATTTAA
- the rlmB gene encoding 23S rRNA (guanosine(2251)-2'-O)-methyltransferase RlmB: MNEFEKTSKIEGRNPVLEALKSGRQIDKIYIKKGEIQGSAKKIFALARANKIIISEVDKQKLDMMSETKSHQGVIAIAPVKDYASVDEILAAADKKQKPHFIVIADRITDPHNLGAIIRTANAAGADGVIISKHSSASLTPVCEKSSAGAVEYTPVAKVTNLVQTIEKLKKQNIWVIGADMDGENTIYTQDFSGNIAIVIGSEGEGISPLIKKTCDFLVKIPMYGEVTSLNASVAGALMIYEAVRKRHEM; this comes from the coding sequence ATGAACGAATTTGAAAAAACGTCCAAAATCGAGGGCAGAAATCCCGTGCTGGAAGCTCTCAAATCGGGACGTCAGATTGACAAAATATACATAAAAAAGGGCGAAATCCAAGGCTCGGCAAAAAAAATCTTTGCTCTTGCACGTGCAAACAAAATCATCATATCCGAGGTTGACAAACAAAAACTCGATATGATGAGCGAAACGAAATCGCATCAGGGAGTTATCGCAATCGCGCCCGTGAAAGACTACGCGAGCGTTGACGAAATTCTTGCCGCGGCGGACAAAAAACAAAAACCGCATTTTATCGTCATCGCGGACAGAATTACCGACCCTCACAATCTCGGCGCGATAATAAGGACGGCAAATGCGGCAGGCGCGGACGGCGTTATAATTTCAAAACACAGCAGTGCGTCGCTCACGCCGGTATGCGAAAAATCATCGGCTGGCGCAGTGGAATACACCCCCGTTGCAAAGGTTACAAACCTTGTGCAGACCATTGAAAAATTAAAAAAACAAAACATTTGGGTTATCGGCGCGGATATGGACGGCGAAAACACAATTTACACACAGGATTTTTCGGGAAATATTGCAATAGTTATCGGCAGTGAGGGCGAGGGAATTTCGCCTCTTATCAAGAAAACGTGCGATTTTCTGGTGAAAATCCCGATGTACGGCGAGGTGACGTCGCTCAACGCGTCGGTTGCCGGTGCATTGATGATTTACGAGGCGGTGCGCAAACGTCATGAAATGTAA